The DNA window TACCGCTGGATACTTTATACACAAGAACAATCCTATGGTGTTTTCTTCTGCTTTATGTCTTCCCTGTGAATCCTTTTGTCAGTACCAAGTATAATTATTTCGTTTAACACTCAATCAGCAATAATCTATCTAAATCGATTGTGTTTTACATTACCAATTAGTATGTCCCAATAATCCAAAAAGGGGgtaaaatatgatttaaaaataatcatttgGATCAAAGTATCTACTACATGGCAGTAATTGTCGTCCGTAAAATGTCTGTCCTAGCGGAATTTACTCATCATTTTGTCGATATGGTTGTTGTTTCCATCAATGAATGGATCAACAGTGATGCCAATGCGTAATTACTACGACTgaccctttttatttttcacgATGTACATAATTTAAACTATCCaaacattgttttcataatcCGATCAGTAATAAACAAAGTCACATAGTCCTCGCCAGTTCCGATGGCACACGTGGTCAAAAACTAATTATTGTATTACACAAATTAATTTACATCTTGTGAATATTGTACAAAAATACTAAAATTTGTTCACTAACTTCCTGAAAAAATATCGAAAACTGCCCGCTTTGCCCACTGCCTCCCCCTTTCCCCATATCTTACAGCTGAAATATATGTTGCCCGCTGAAATACCGGGCCATGCTTTGAAATTGCCCGCCCACTGAAAAATCGTGTACGAACAGTTATTTGCACGAACAGcttcgttggctgcacctgtgGTACTCAGCTGTAAACTCATCGCGTATATACATGAAATGCGTCACCATCATGTCCCACTGGTACTGTGTAACTCAATCAGCGAGTAACCGTTTGAATGAAATAGCCCAGGCATTACAACATAGACGGGGGGAGAGAATTCGCTGTCTCTCTAATGTCTATGATTACAAGCACCTGTCAATACAGTGAGGTATCCCCATGGTCTATTGCTACGTGATTTGTCCTGTCGTTAATGACAgctttatcataaattccaagtCTCCTTACTTCTTACTAAATATAATAGCAAACGTCTGAGTTTCGGAGGGACGTGGGGAGGGGGAGATAGTAACATTTTGTGACCAGACCGAGAAGGCGTTTACTCAAACTGTCAACGGTTCCGATCCCCGGCAGTTTATCCGATATTCCATCCTACCACCGTAAATAGCCTCAGCATTGTCTAGGCAAGGGTTATGACCGGGGTTACGAGATTGGAAGCCCATCACTCtgtttatttcccataatgcctcgCCATAGTGTACAGAAGGCCTCTTATATGCCAGATTtgccattaaaaaaaaaaaattctatttcagagaGGTAACGCAATGTAGAATTGGTGAAAGTGTCTTTTTCTGGGTCCCTAAGCATAAACGTTTAGAAATGCAACTAAAACCCCAGCTTTGGTTTTGTTCCCCTTGAAGGAACATACGCAGTTATCTCCCATATACATTTAGTTATTCTGTATTCGAATGAAGCGTGGCATCTAAATTCACATGGtctttgttatatattttttcgaTGGCAACAACAGTCTGGTAGCTCTGTTCAACACTTTAAATTTGGCACCACGAGTAAAGTTACTGTGGTGGTATACCCCTTACCCTGGTAACACAACTGCAACGTGATGACATAATGCTGTTTTAACACATACCTAGAGATCGCTATGGtttccatttttaaaattgCAACCAACCGTTTCTTAGAAAataaagttgttgttgtttttgtttttgtttttgtttttgtttttgtttttgttgttgttgttgttgttttttgttgttgttgttgttgttgttgttgttgttcatagGTTTTGTCAAActaatttgattttgaaataaatttgtctTACAGAGGAGAAATCTCCGAGGGAAACTGTGCTGAATAAGCAGATGTCACATACTAAATTACTGGTGTACTTACGACTGGAAACTATCGGCAATGATGCAGTATAAACTTTGTAGAGATTTCTTGTTGGAACTTATTGGAATTAGATTCGAATTGGGTAAACTGATACCGGCAACTTTATGATTCCAAAGCTGATACATGACGCGATGCACTGACAAAATCCGCTCGCCACCTGTCGCAGTCCTCTCACTCCGTCTCTTTAAAACTTTCAATCTGTCCCGCAACAGCGTAATAGCAGCTACTGATAATGGTGCCCCTCAACGCCAGAAATGATTCTGCTAAAACTATGGACAAACAGAGAAACCAAACCCTGGAAACAAAACGATGTGGCAGTAATAACTGAAATATGGATACTTCTGAAAATTCATGAATTATAGTGAGGGTATAGTGAATGCCACggtcatttttttcataacttTACTTTTCAAATGTCCACGGAATTTTGTTATGTCAATTAAGTAAATATCTAAGGAAATCAAGTCTGTTGATTGAGAAAGTTTAGTACAGTTGCATTGATATCATTAAATTAAACTGACCCAGCTGTTTCAACCTGGCAtgatatacatatgcatatactgTGGCAGGGACTTTGGTGGCAGTAGATGGACCGGCCGAAGTACGCAACCAAAGTCTATGACTATGGTACAGATATCTATCTTCTCAAAAGTTCTGCTTCTATAAGTTGACAGTCGtattatatttcttttgtaCAAATGGCATCGCACTCACGAACATTGTTACTGGAGGGAAGAAAGTTGAATTTTATAAAAATGGTGTTTGTTTGCATGGTCATCACGGCTTGCGACGGAACGCATTCTCCAGACATGACTCGTTTGAAGTATTCCAAACCCGGAGATGTTATTTTAGCgggtttgttttcaattcacGAATACGATGGTCTTCATGAGTGTAGTGACATGCGAGAGTTAGATCCGCTGTTGAAGATGGAAGCTATGGCATTTGCTGTCGATAAAGTTAATGAGAGAGAGGACATTTTGCCGAATGTCACACTCGGTTACCAAATTTACGACGACTGTGGTTTCGAAGATACTGCTATGTTTATCGCCATGTCGTTATCACAGCAAACAGGGCGAGTTTGTAGTGATGACGGTGTAAATACCGATGGTAGCGGTGAAAGTAATATTGTAGGTGTAGTTGGTACGGAGTGGAGCTCTACAACAATACcgagtaataaaatattaaatttactgCACATCCCACAGATTAGTTACTATGCTACCAGCGATGAACTTAGTGACAAAGACCGCTTTCCCTACTTTCTTCGCACTGTTCCACCAGATCGTATGCAAGCACAGGCTATTGTTGATTTGATGTTGCATTTCGGTTGGTCCTACATCTCTACCATCAACTCGGATGAAAGTTATGGCAAGAACGGTGTCAAGAACATCAAAGCAGAAGTAACTAAGCATGGCATCTGTATCGCTGCGTCCTTGGAGGTTTCTAGATTTAACAGTGATGCAGAACTCGACAATGTTGTGGCCACATTAAGAGAATATGGCAATGCAAGGGTTGTTGTCGTTTTCTCGGTTCCACTTGAGGCAAACTTGTTGCTGAAAGCTATCCGCAGAGCGAATGCTACCTATGAGTTCATTTGGATCGGCAGTGATGGCTGGGGACCAAACCTACACTTGTATGAAAACCTAGACGCAGCTCTCGGTGGGTTCTTCATCAGATTTTTCAGTCATGAGGTGCCAGATTTCGAAGAATATTTCTCATCTCTTCGTCCAAACATTCATAAAGACAATCCATGGTTTGAATCTTTTTGGGAGAATTACTTGAATTGTACCACATCGAACTCTTGCAGCAAAGATCCTTATGCCGTAGGTTTCAGCAAACCTAGTTTAGTTTCTTTGGTCATAGATGCAGTATACACATTTGCATACGGACTGGAATCGTGGAGAAGAGACACCTGCTTGAACGAGTCTTCTACCTGTCCTGAAATAGAACATATTACTGCTGTAGACACCATTGAATACCTGAAAGGTGTCGACTTCCAAGGTGAGACAGGTCCGATTAGTTTTGATACGAACGGAGACATCAAGGGCAAATACATCTTCAAGACTCTAAAAGAAACAGGTGGCAATTACAATTTTGAAACTGTTGGTTCCTGGGATGCCAGTAAAGACTTTAACAAGTTGGAGCTAAAAAGTGGTATTAGTCACTGGTACGTGCCAGTTGGTGATAACGATTTGCCTAAATCGCAGTGTAGTGAACCATGTTTGGTGGGGTATTATCTAAGACCTGGGGTGACACCGTGTTGTTGGGAGTGCTTCAAATGTGCCGAAAACGAAATCTCAATCAATAattcaaaatgtgaaaattgtcCAACTCTGTCGTGGCCAAATGCGGATTTCACTAAGTGCGAACCAATGCCTTCGATGTACTTGCGATGGAGCGACGCTTTGGGTATTGGTCTTACGACTTTAGCCAGCCTTGGCACCGTTTCTACGATTTTCATTTCCATATTATACATCAAGCATCGTAACAGTGCGTTAATCAAGGCATCTGGTCGTGAACTAAGTTCCATGATTCTACTCGGCGCACTACTCTGCTATTTGATGGTGTATTTATTCATTGGGAAACCAAGTGATGTAACTTGTGTTATGTGTCGTCTAGGATTCACTCTAAGCTGTATCCTTCTATATGGGCCATTACTGACCAAAGTCAACCGAATCTATCGTATATTCAAGGCAGGGAAGAAATCAACCAAACCACCCATATTAATAAGTCCAAGATCTCAAGTAGTGATCGCCAGTGTACTGATTATGACACAAGTAAGTGTACGAGAGTCATATGCAGCCACCCCGTCTCAAATACATGATCATTACAATGCAATAAAAAAACACTCAGGTAAAATTTCGAAATTTCTTGCCTATTATACTATGCACGTATAGTAAGGTAAATCCCCGATAAGGTCTcataaaaagtgtgtaaaagaTGTAGTGTGTGCATTTAGAGAAGTATATTTTCTTTACATTCTAATAAGACTGCTTTACTCGCGTTACCTACTACTACTATCCACAATTAATTCTCCACACAACCAATATCGACCAAATTTACTTATTACAACATAAATTTCTGTCAATTTGTACAAGTTTGCCTTGCAATTTGGACCATATATAAATTCAACGCGCATGTATGTTTGAGCAACTTCATCGAAAAGTCAAAAAAGTCAAGATGACTGTTGACATTCTACTATTGGTCCTACAAACAACTTTGTTTAGACAAATAATAGTATAACATTTATAGACTGCATATATATAAGTCCGTCTTCAAAATTCAACCTTGATTACATCAATGCTGGTATCATTATATTAGAGTCACCGATTCTGCCAAGACCAACGGCACTGGGAACATATACTTAAAATAGTTATCGATTTCAACAAGCAAGATCTGTCAGTAAACTTTAAAAGTAATCTTATGACATGACGGGGATTCCTCGctcatttttttttgcagttgCGACGCATTTATACATCATTCATCATTAGACAACAAACAGttggtttcattttttttaaatccgtAATCTATCTGTTAGTTTTTAATTAtaccatgaatatatttatagttTTGCATTCTTACCCATCACTTTAGAGTAACTACTTTGAACCCATTCATTTCAGGTCGCCATCAGTATTATTTTCGTCATCTATGAACCGACAGGAGTAGTTGCCGTCCAATCACTGACTCGGGAAAGAACGGTAGAATTGCTTTGTACCATCCCGACTTCGGAGATCATCACCTCCAGTGTCTACAACACGATCCTGATCGTTCTCTGTTGCTTCTATGCCGTGAAAACCAGACTGTTGCCCGATAACTATAACGAGTCACGTTTCATTGCCCTTTGTGTGTACACAACCCTAGTTGTCAGTTTAGCCTTCATGCCTACTTATTTCGCTATAAGTGATTCTAGTATGCGGGTGGCAATCCTTTCTCTAGCGATAATGTTGAACGCAACCATTGCCTTGGTGTTTTTGTACGTCCCCAAGATTTATGCTGTTCACTTTGTAACAGATGCCAACGTCAATATTAATACCAATGTTCATCTAACTGTAGATTCCTCTCATTCCCTATATCAATCTTAATCTGAAGGAGGGGGCTCTTCCAAAgtcgccccccccccatagCTGCATAAACACATCATGATGAAACTTATGTTATTCGTACAAAATATGAATCTAAAGTGATGGTTTATATACTTTCTTAGCTCTGCAACGCTGGTGtaacatatttcataaacattCAAAGGTCTTAGCAATTTGACCATGTCGAAAATGCCTTGGCGATTTTATGAATTTAGACAACTGTGGAAGGTCCAAAATATGATtggcatgcatgcatacttctaaaaaattgtgtggaaatatgtatacatatacatgtacttcatcaAAAAGTAGTTAAAGACACGAATTTTGACTGTACACAGTGCCTCTCAACGCTCTATGGCAGtgttttataaaattgttttacatgttTCCAGTGCGAGCATGTCACCCGTACGTACCCTACCCCTCGAGGATTAATAAATTATCTTTTCTTACCTTAGTGGAAACTGgtgctttataaattcactgattgattaacagattgattgattgtttgattgattgattgattgattgattgattgagtgattgattgagtgattgattgattgattgattgagtgagtgagtgagtgagtgagtgagtgagtgagtgagtgatcattttactgaaaatatttttgttcatgtcATCTTTAGCAATGTCGATTGTCATTTCCATGGTTACTGAAATACCCTTGAAAGATGCAGGATCAGGCCacataaatgttttaaataatttttcaatacccccccccccaaagctATAAGAGAATAAATGAAACTCCTTTATATCTATAATCGTATTGACTGTGGGTATACGTAATATCTAGTTCATATTGTTTTTTCAAAGAAGTATACACTGTATAATACAGTCTGTAAGTTTATAGCCTTTCGTGgttattttgtttcatattgaaatatatttgtcaTGCCGACTACGAAAACACGGTGAATCATTTAAAGATAAGGCGTGTCGTTCCGGCCTACCGGAGGGATAGACCGATGGGTGAGGGCGCCCCGACACGAAGTATAGTATGACAGCTATAAAATTGTGTGGAGCGTCACATAATTTTTGTTAAAATACTAACGAATGATACAAGTCTTGCGTTCTTTACAAGCCGCTAGACCCGGGTTGCATGTTCTGAGGTTGCATATAACACCACCTCTGTCACACCATAGAAGTATCACAAGTCGGCTATACTTCATGGTCACAATATGCTGCTCTAGTGAGGTGACCCTAAAACGTATGACAGAAAACAAATGatagtggaatgacacccttttctacatttagtatgacaccccccccctctACGTACactatttattttaattgtgtAGATTGTGTCATTCAACTTACTAAATGTAGAAAGGGTGTCAtgccactgtttacatactgtaaatgctgtcattccagtttcaaagcactgaattgctgtcattccacttatgctatagagtggcggctgtcatggCCACTCTTTTAatagtgtagagggtgtcattcaacttactaaatgtagaaaagggtgtaattccattgtttacatactgtatatgttgtcattcgttttctgtcATTTAAGTTGTCATTCATATTAGGTCACCATGTCCATTTTCTTACAAGAATGGCCAATGAGAGGAGCGCAACGATACGATACGACACGTCTTGCATTGTCTGTGCATGTACGTAGTCTCTCGTTTTCATCGCATCTACAGCCGTCTAATATTCCATTGCAAACAATAATATCTGAGTGGTTTAATGTCTTCAATTAATTACCGCTTCTCGAAGTACAGTCACCTTCAGATTTGTCCGctaataatttaatattatgaTATTGTCAACAAATATATCAGGTCCATGTTGATGTTGgaaaacaaatacagacactgtAAATGCATACCAGACGTGTTCAGTGCTTTATTCCGTCTGTAATGGAAAGGCCCATGTGGGTTAGATTTCAACACCCGATTATCATTACTCCAAATTCCACAAACTTAGACAAGAAAACAGTTACGGAGCAGATCGCAGGTGTGGATATAATTCAGCATATTATAATCATACTGAGGCCTACACAATGTAACTGTGACgtcaattttaaaacaaaattccTTGGATGACTGTAAAGTTATTACACggtatatctctctctctctctctctctctctctctctctctctctctctctctctctctctctctctctcccctctctctctctctttctctctctctctctctctctctctctctctctctctctctctctctctccctctctctctctctctccccccctctctctctctttctctttctctctctctctctctctctctctctctctctctctctctctctctctctctctctctctctctctctctctctctctctctctctctctctctctctcctccgtCTTAAGATCTATATATATCTCACTTTCTGTCGTTACTCAAGTCAAAATTCCCGTATCTCAGCATAGACTTTTAACCGGCTAAGGCTAACTCCGACCAGCAAAAGTAGCTGTATATCTCGCGTCATTTCGTGTGTGTGAAGTGAACAGCAGTTTGAGTCATTgacaattacagctaaaatgatgtaggcttggtgtttcactcatgtaacatgacatttaatacacacccttagacaacttctaatgcaaacgaaacaattacataggtgccatgcatagtggggatgtagaagtagtcaagttgaaatgttgattatcagttaggaaataaaacaattgtagccattaaaataatcaagtccgcgtgtaatgttttcattagaagcctgtttgtactacactgtgaaagaatagcaacgCTTGTCACTGTTCagtgtgattgggcaaaggatcctgctgtgtttattgtgtctctgttattgttagtctagagttgaaatatgtctacatgtagctctgtgtcaaaaaagtaatgtcccatgaatgaaacaccaagccaacatcattttagctatagaATGCTACAGTAGTAAAAGtgtaaaaatgataacataatgACAGAGTTCCAATGCTACCACGAGAGCCATAAAAGGGCGGGGAAATTCTGTGGATGGCGAGGAGTCTTGGATATACCATGGGTGTATCAATAGAGGAGGGCGTATCTACCAAATACATCGATGGATATACACACCATTTGATATGCAGGACTTTTGTTGTATTTAAGGAATTGTCTTGAATCGGATGTTCGGAAAGATTACcttcaatttttaaaaagctAAGTTTTAATAAGAAGTATCTAAATCTACACATAAATCGTGAAAACGACATCTGCTATTCATTCATATGATCTACATTATAATTCTTGGTATATACATTATCCGCTGTCTACTGAGCCGATCCGTATTCGTCGAGTTTATGAAGACTTCACTTTTTGAAAGACGCGAAAGTtgattgaaattatttttttcttttttatccATTTCGTCGTATTGCTGAGTCGTTATATCCATCACCTGAAAATCATCATTATAGTTTACGGCATCATTAAAATCGCCACTCTCCTTGTAAACAGCGATGTATTAAGTAGGAGCCGACCTCGGATTATACTATGTGGTCAGATGCTACAGACCACTATACGGTCTGATTTTAGCTCTACTGTCAGCAACAGCTGAGCGGAGCCTTAATCAGAGTTGTCGCCCGTCATCTCTTGTTTGTTATCCATCGTCCGTTGTCCGTCAACCTTTTACAGTTTCGTCATTTCCTTCTCTAAAACTCACTGACTGAttgaattaatattttaaacacatttttggggtatttttggtcaaaatgacaaaaattgtattttcgACTTCTTCTCTGGAACTGGTGGTgggattgctttgatattttgtgtgCATGTGGCTTTGGGAGTTTGTTCacatttgttcatgccaagttgatacTTTGAATTCGCAGATTTTGGGGGTAATTTGCTATCATGGATGATACCCTAAGTGAAATTGGCTGGAAACAATCAGTTCTACCAGGTATGATGAACTGTCAAAGTAGACAACATTCATGGAATACACAAATTTCTTTTGAAGTAATAAGGTAATGATGACGGGAGACATGTTTTGTAGTTCGGAAGTTTTTGACCAGGTTTTAATAGGTGGCCTGGGAACAGCAAACTTTTCACTGCTATGGTTATTCTTTAATTGTAGCATAGTTGAACTATTTCAAGACAATATTCAACATCAGAGATTCACCTTATCCATCTCTTGTACCATTCTTGTGCCATTTATGTAAcagaaattaaaaacaaatcaaaagaGTTGGGATATTCGTGCCAAGTCAAACGTACATAATCAAAACAAAGCATGTATGGTGGTACACGGTAAAGCacaatgtaaatttcatgatGTCAAACCAATAAAAACATAGATTTTTGgatgtaaataaatgtaatgtgATTTTATGcatgaaaatgtgttttattgaacACATGACCTGTCATAATTATCACCTGAAATTCAAAACGACATATCAATTGTAAAGACAGCCATCCAGCTACACAGTGGCAACGAGTGGTCTGAGCATTCACTGGACAGGTGCAAGTTGATGTAAACAGCGCCATCTTTAGGATCACCACCTCGATGATCCTTCCATGCATATTGTAATAGCCTGTGCTACCGTAACTACTTGTGATGTGTAGGTTTCCTTTCTCTCTCCAATTCAAGCCGTGTCGGTGTTTCGTCCTATTTTGCGAATGCCAACTATATCTACATATCAGAATTATTACCACTTAGTAGTTCTAAATACCGAACATTCGCCATTACTTATcagcctacggccatactacgtagaaaacaccggttctcgtccgatcaccgaagttaagctgcgtcgggcgtggttagtacttggatgggagaccgcctgggaataccacgtgccgtaggcattgccttttttttttttttttttttttttttaaaaaaaacatctttcATCAGTCATCTCAATTTTTTTCGATGAAGCCTCAATTAAGCTCATACATTTTCGTGTAGGTTTTTTTAAATCAACTTCCTTTAATATAACAACTCTGGTCAAATCATGCCAAACAGCAACCCAGTGCGATCATGCGAAGTTGTCACTGACACCGACTTGCGTGCGCGGTTTTCGGCCCTTCCAACCATGATTTATGGTGTAGTATATGTAAACGAGAACACCATTGCacgaaataaacacattttcatAACTTTGGATTCTCTAGgaaaataatttcatgattttatcatgtcatattttgttatgttataaATCAATAAATGGTAATTACACCTTcctttacatttttatatttcttcTCAATTTTAAGTTTGTCACAGTTGTAAATCTCAATATTTATCGCACTGTCGCTAAACAACGATCGCAAACAATAAGATGTTATTAAAACGAAAGTAAACATGTTTCGGttaaagagcgccctctagaAATACACATTCCACAGTACCAATATACCATTACTTACAGACGCTATGTTTAATAAATTTCTTCAATACCACATCGACTATTGATATGTAGGAAGCTATTAAAAGATTGGTTGGTTTTATGTTGATTTAACAAAGAACACTTCAGATACATATTTACTTCAACAGTATGCGCAATAACTTCTTTCTATTTTCACGTGCTCCAAAACAAGTTGCAGACTTTTAAAAGTTGTTGGGCTTCAATGTGGACCCTTTATCTTTGTGAACTTGTTCCTCGGTTAAGAATGTTCCCGTTATACCATAGCTTTTACACACTCTGTTGTTTAAGGACAGTGTTTTTCACACTGAATTTGTCGTATTTCTACTTATGAATTCTTGAATTAGACAGATAACAAGCCGTGTCACGGAAAAGAGAAACCTCTCACTTCGACACAGTTGCCGTGTACATACTAATTTTTCATAACCTAAGCAGTTCATTTTTCCTTGCCCGTGACTGTTTTCAAAATGGCGTCTAATGAAGATTTCAAAGATTTGAAAGATTTAGATCTGTCTCAGGATGAAATGCAAAGGCTCAGTAAGGCCTTTAAGAACGAGGAATTCCGAAAATTATTTCGGGAATATGCCGAAGAGATCTCTGACCCGGAAAACCGTAGAAAATACGAAGAAGAAATTACACAAATGGAACGCGACCGTGGTGTTGACGTTAAGTTTATTCACCCACATCCTGGATACGTTATGAAAACCAGTGTAAATGGTGAACAGAAGGCATTTATAAACATCTCGTCCAACGATCTGGTCGCTAAACCAAGCATGCAACGAGCGGAGAAGCAGGGAAATGACGGCAATGTAAAAAAGGGAATGAATTGGGCTATTCCCTACAGTCTTTCGCCCCCTAGAGATGACCTGGATAAAGCAGGCAACAGGTGTGTTGTTTTTGATTGTGTTTTTAATCCAGATACGATAAGGATGGCTGAGAAAAATCAACGCTTTCGAACCATGATTAATGACACCGCCCTTGATGGAATTGAAAAACAATTTGAGGTGAAGTTCGATAGAAACAATACGAAGTTTcctaaaatgaaatataaaggGAAACCAAGTGCAAGTGTTATTCGGATCCCGAAACCAGAAGGTCCGACAGGGGTTGAGGATGGTTTCCAAGCCCTTGATGTGCCATATCCTTTTAGTGATGACCCTGCCAATAAAGGCCAAGATTCAGACAAAGGGAAAGattcaaacacacaaacatctgGAACAAACATTTCTGGAAATAGAAATTCCGAGACAACAGAGAAAGAAGATGCAGTAACTAAaccaaaatacacaattgtacACAGAGGACACTTTGATATTCAAAACTTCAGAAATGCACCAGACGCAGCACCAACAACCAGACCACAGGAACTAGTAGTCAATATCCAGTTACCATTATTGAAATCTGCAAAAACTGTCAATTTGGATATATATGAGCAGAGTATGGTTATGGAGTGTGTTGAACCTGTGGCATACAAGTTAGATGTGAAGTTGCCTTATAAGGTAAATGAAAATCAGGGAGGTGCCAAGTTTGATAAGGCCAAGCGATGTCTAACAGTTACACTCCCAGTACTACCGCCAGAGATTCCTGATTTACCTTCATTCAGTCCAGAAGAGGAGAAGAAACTTGTTGAAGAGCTGAATCCAGCAGATAGCGTGAGTGAAGATACCTCTGAAGTGACCAGAAGTATGGAAAAAGACAGCACTGATAAAGTTATGTCAGAAGAAAAACAACCCAGACAACAAGCCAATAATCCAGGTACACAAGAATATCAGGAAGTTATAGCAACAGAAGACAGCCTAATGCCAAAGTACATCACAGAGTCAAACAAAACTAATGAGAATGAGGATAGGGATGCTGATGATGAAAATTCTGACAATGCTAGGGAGACTGCCAAAGATGCAAAAGAGCATAATCAAGAACCCAAGGTTGCCATGTTGAATGAAGGTGATAGAACTATGACAGAGAAAACAAAGATTTACGA is part of the Glandiceps talaboti chromosome 2, keGlaTala1.1, whole genome shotgun sequence genome and encodes:
- the LOC144445546 gene encoding metabotropic glutamate receptor 3-like encodes the protein MVFVCMVITACDGTHSPDMTRLKYSKPGDVILAGLFSIHEYDGLHECSDMRELDPLLKMEAMAFAVDKVNEREDILPNVTLGYQIYDDCGFEDTAMFIAMSLSQQTGRVCSDDGVNTDGSGESNIVGVVGTEWSSTTIPSNKILNLLHIPQISYYATSDELSDKDRFPYFLRTVPPDRMQAQAIVDLMLHFGWSYISTINSDESYGKNGVKNIKAEVTKHGICIAASLEVSRFNSDAELDNVVATLREYGNARVVVVFSVPLEANLLLKAIRRANATYEFIWIGSDGWGPNLHLYENLDAALGGFFIRFFSHEVPDFEEYFSSLRPNIHKDNPWFESFWENYLNCTTSNSCSKDPYAVGFSKPSLVSLVIDAVYTFAYGLESWRRDTCLNESSTCPEIEHITAVDTIEYLKGVDFQGETGPISFDTNGDIKGKYIFKTLKETGGNYNFETVGSWDASKDFNKLELKSGISHWYVPVGDNDLPKSQCSEPCLVGYYLRPGVTPCCWECFKCAENEISINNSKCENCPTLSWPNADFTKCEPMPSMYLRWSDALGIGLTTLASLGTVSTIFISILYIKHRNSALIKASGRELSSMILLGALLCYLMVYLFIGKPSDVTCVMCRLGFTLSCILLYGPLLTKVNRIYRIFKAGKKSTKPPILISPRSQVVIASVLIMTQVAISIIFVIYEPTGVVAVQSLTRERTVELLCTIPTSEIITSSVYNTILIVLCCFYAVKTRLLPDNYNESRFIALCVYTTLVVSLAFMPTYFAISDSSMRVAILSLAIMLNATIALVFLYVPKIYAVHFVTDANVNINTNVHLTVDSSHSLYQS
- the LOC144452046 gene encoding protein kintoun-like, which produces MASNEDFKDLKDLDLSQDEMQRLSKAFKNEEFRKLFREYAEEISDPENRRKYEEEITQMERDRGVDVKFIHPHPGYVMKTSVNGEQKAFINISSNDLVAKPSMQRAEKQGNDGNVKKGMNWAIPYSLSPPRDDLDKAGNRCVVFDCVFNPDTIRMAEKNQRFRTMINDTALDGIEKQFEVKFDRNNTKFPKMKYKGKPSASVIRIPKPEGPTGVEDGFQALDVPYPFSDDPANKGQDSDKGKDSNTQTSGTNISGNRNSETTEKEDAVTKPKYTIVHRGHFDIQNFRNAPDAAPTTRPQELVVNIQLPLLKSAKTVNLDIYEQSMVMECVEPVAYKLDVKLPYKVNENQGGAKFDKAKRCLTVTLPVLPPEIPDLPSFSPEEEKKLVEELNPADSVSEDTSEVTRSMEKDSTDKVMSEEKQPRQQANNPGTQEYQEVIATEDSLMPKYITESNKTNENEDRDADDENSDNARETAKDAKEHNQEPKVAMLNEGDRTMTEKTKIYEMPDFSYRQDTDTVTFILHHCNLKPESVKKEILCGLSGIHVTMETRSEGEDVKNYSFCVQFLPNYNISPDVAFDVLKDRAVMVIQKMTFKGNWSTFKVGRDLKTLQEKSFLSAASLQSTINTIVQRTLEDSNKVQEQCMKLEVTESTDDKLVIQLEPTTGGGDSKSVHSASTASRKDVPDGNNSTETEKTSTSQVRADRDQNDVNEMATAAAASTDPTPRSSVDKSSCESSTDPVRSPRPKITKSVSFNETVVVENFKERSKKAQKKKPGKVEMSFRTKERLKDSSEEDSESPNSPCSPQPFNDDKSNNPSSPRKGSKNKGFFKDCKNEKSEEKGPRKGKEEISKTGDSTSTGHGDAAGWNSHKSKSESELHTKSAVAFSNTLMYDLD